CCCCGCTCAGCGCCATGCTGCAACAGCAGCTGCACCACTGGGGCGTGGCCAGTACGTGCTGCACAGTGCAGTGCAGTCCACTGGTCTGCATCATCAGGCTCGTTGGGCCGCGCCCCAGCTGCTAGCAGAAGCTCACACACTGCAGGGTGCCCGTACCATGCAGCCCCATGCAGAGGAGTGTAGCCAGATAGTCGTGACTTCATATCCAGCCGCGCCCCGGCAGCCAGCAGCGCCCTGCACACATCCTGGCGCCCTTCACATGCTGCCAGGTACAAGGGCGTGTAACCAGCATGATCCACGGCGTTCACCTGGCTGCCTGCATCCAGGAGCCGCTGCAGCGTGTGTGTGTCCCCAACGTATGCtgcccggtgtagctcagtccaGCCATCACTGTCCTTCTGCTCCAGGTTGGGCCTGATCTCAGCCGCAGCTCTGAGCTTCTGCAGCAGGCAAAACAATCTGGTCAGAGGAAGCTCAGTGAGCTAGGCAACAGTTCCACTAGGCTGAGTGAAGCTGATGGCAGTAGaagtgacagtagccatgactacagtaatgtcagtagtagtggcagtagccacaactgcagtaatgtcagtagtagtgccagtagccataactacagtgaTGTCAGTAGCAGTGACAGTAGTGTTAGTACTAgcgacagtagccataactacaataATGGCAGTTGCAGTGACAGTTACTATAAcgacagtaatgtcagtagtagtgacagtagccataactacagtaatgtcagtagtggtgacagtagccataactacagaaATATCAGTAGCAGTGAGACTAGCCATAACTATAGTAATGTCATTAGTAGTgatagtagccataactacagtaatgtcagtagtaggcctattagtagtaataacagtagcagcaacagtaataTTGGTAGTAGTTCGTCTGAAAACTGAATTCCAGCTGGTCGCAATCTCTGTTGTAACAGTTTGTATCAATCGTTGCTCAGTAactgtaaccatgacaacagctcACACTTACTGCTGTCTTCTGGCGCTCCGCTTGCAGTTCGTCTGCCAGCTTCTTCAGTTCCTCCCCCTTCGCTTGCAGTTCTTCTCGAAGAGCCCGCAGTGCTTCCTCTTTActctataattaaaaacaaatctggTTGAGAAGTACCTCAGATGTCGATAACTTGACTAGAAACataactatgatgatgatgataataataataataataataataataataacaataataataataatattaataataataataataataataataataataataataataataatgtaactctTATTGTTTTGATCAttattaagatgagaaatgaatgaatggagctGATGAACTCCCTCCTAACTGTAGCCATGGTAACATCTCACACTTACTTCTTCCAGCTGGCGCCTCATCTCCCTCTCAGCCTCCAATTCTTGTCTCAGCTTCCCCAGCTGATCCTGGTAACTCTGTAATATAAACAATTCTGGGTTAGAGAAAGCTCAGCTAGTTAGGTGATAGTCTGACTTGAAGCAACACGTTTCATGAAGGAATCAAGCTGATGGCCCGGTATACAGCATCAGGAAATGAGACAACAGCTACCAACGTATAACATTTGGATAGAGTTCTTCAAATTAAATCTCTCATCCTCCCTATGGTTTTCCTTAAAGAGTTAAAGAAATGTTATGAGCCCTCCCTCATATAAATGGGACATCTGCAGGaagttaattttcattttcattatgaaGTTATAATAAATGTGCCACAGATCGAAAACACTACCAGAACAAACCGTAATTTCTATTTTCatgatgagccctaaaagaaataggCCGTTGGTCATCTAGACCAGTGTCCGTCAAACTTTGTGGAGATGCTGCCCATTTTTTGGCGAGACTTTTCTTTGCAACCCTCCTCCCCCACTACTCTGTATAATTTCCCTAAAAAATTCAAATCCgtataaaatcgaaaaaaaaaattatgactgtacTAAAAACCAGTCGATAGCAGCCAACGTCTAATGTACCGTGCCTGCAAGATCAGAAATCGGAATAAGTATGCAAACCTACtataaatttattctattttGCTTCTTATACGAgtcttccatatatatatatatatatatatatatatatatatatatatatatatatatatatatatatatcaaacaaTCAGAACACTTTGAATAGTGGTTTGCAAGACCAGGATGTAAACATACTGTAATAACAGACCAAGCTAAAACCAGAAGATTCGATTGACATCACTTCACAAAAAGAAATTTGATCAATTCTAGTGCTttaaatgagccgttgagaggTAAAGTGGTACAAAGAGAATTTATGAATGTTCAGGAATTTAAACTTTGGGCTTGGTTGCATTTAAAAATCGTCGTTAATTTTTTCACTAAGTTTTCCTCAAATACaacataaaagtatgttaataaggcattgtttgttttattttataatccatcCCTAACCTTTTTACATGACAACCCAAGGCGTCGCGAACCAtactttgagaaccactggtctAGACCTGCCCGCCCTGATAAGTAATCTACATTTTCATGATTAGCTTTCTCCTCATCTAATCAACTCTAAACTAGTCACTGTCCTTGGACTCCTGTCACTTAAGTATGATTTACATGTTGTTGCTTTTAACGCTACTTCCTACCTTCTTCTGTCGCACCTTGATGCTTTTCCAGAATGAATATCTGGCTGGAAAATTGGCTAGTTCATAAACATTTACACGGTCCTATctcctcttttatttcttaactgTTTATAACAGCGGAATATCTTAATAACAGTtctcacttatttttatttaggagGAGTAGTCAATTACTTGTTCTCATCTTAAGCTCGGGGGAAATAACCTTTGCCTTTTAAGGAACTAGCATTAGAGGACAGCTGCCTATATCACCGCTCGTGCCTGCACTGAAGGCAGATGTATTCCCCACTTGTTCAGAGATCATTCCTGAAGTCCTGACATCCCATTACTTAGGAAGCTGCTAGTAAAATCAACCGGCTTATCGCTTGGACTGAGCATTAATGTTGGACACGTTCAACTTGTCATTGAGTGTATCTTAGTCAATGGGAATTGAAAATTATACACCagtgaaataaataagcaaattcaTTAGAAAATTTTGCCGGCAAGTTCACTGGCGAATAAGGAAGCTTGTTCAATGCAAATAAAACACCACATATAAATCATACTTCAGCTATCCTCTCACCTAACCCAATCAAACCTCCTCACTGTCctcggcctcctgtcacttagctatcgccattttcgtctttcagatattGCCAGTAGGGTAATTGTCATTATATTGTGATATATTTCGACCAGTCCAACTAAACACATATTAAGCGAAAATCGGAATTCGAACTGGGACAAATATACGTGACAGGTGATGATCTGTCTGCTCAATCAGCAATTGTGGTGGAAAGTGATTATCAAAACAAGATCGTTGACCAGGTGCGTGTAGACGACGGAGAATTAGCTGAATTGCAGATCGCGCCGGAGGAAGCGAGACAGAACAAAGGAATGCTGAGATCAAAAattctgaagaagaaaacatatgcGAAGGCAATGAAGGTTAATGACACAAGTAAAAATATAAGTGATTTGGGAAGTGATTCAACCAGATTAGTGGGAAGAAAGGTCAGTGCCGAAAGGGGAAGTGAAActgtttctgtgagtgcaagagctgaaatgatgagaagtgaagtgaagcaTAAGAATGACGAGTTTGCTACAAAAGACGACATTCTGATAATGATGAACAGTTTTTTAGAGGCAATAAAATAGGTAAGGATTATGGGGggtggaggctagctaggatggtgaagtataatatgtagaaaattagtgagatcggaaagtgaaaggtgcacatgaaacagacataataacgagcatattggacaatggtgtaatatgttttagtatcaagtatttttaaaagcaGTGTATGTTCGATAGAGTCTAAGtgatctgaaaatcaagaacgaGTGTTAA
This sequence is a window from Periplaneta americana isolate PAMFEO1 chromosome 2, P.americana_PAMFEO1_priV1, whole genome shotgun sequence. Protein-coding genes within it:
- the LOC138713659 gene encoding ankyrin repeat and death domain-containing protein 1A-like, with the translated sequence MAKPNPIPDLKQRVKTLEGQVRLLLPLIEEVRVLKERLDARSLHGLEARKEEEKVGSSNNIEELKEELKLRERELRETQAELEKLKEESEREKVELRQKYEGEHQLRLQQEKSYQDQLGKLRQELEAEREMRRQLEESKEEALRALREELQAKGEELKKLADELQAERQKTAKLRAAAEIRPNLEQKDSDGWTELHRAAYVGDTHTLQRLLDAGSQVNAVDHAGYTPLYLAACEGRQDVCRALLAAGARLDMKSRLSGYTPLHGAAWYGHPAVCELLLAAGARPNEPDDADQWTALHCAARTGHAPVVQLLLQHGAERGARDIGGWTALDLARLFGHTELAAMLQV